From the genome of Triticum aestivum cultivar Chinese Spring chromosome 3B, IWGSC CS RefSeq v2.1, whole genome shotgun sequence, one region includes:
- the LOC123066669 gene encoding cytochrome P450 94A1-like translates to MEVMDDGSIALLLLLLPVLLAVYLRRRRVPPAAASANHCPHPNRVLGNTVPLLRNLHRFLDWATDQLAESPASTIEVRGPLGLGSGVATARPEAVDHLLRANFPNYVKGARFAVPFADLLGRGIFLADGRLWSLQRKVASYSFSSRSLRRFSGRVLREHLHCRLLPLLDASAGSGVALDLQDVLRRFSFDNICGVAFGVESSTLLELEAGDRRSRRHEAFFAAFDDAVEISFARILHPTTLLWRAMRLANVGSERRMREAIGVIDEYVMGMLEAEQPSSPAEDGEHEQHLLSRFASALDAESTAAAGRELGELFGSPDAKRRFLRDVVVSFVLAGKDSTSSALTWFFWLLAANPRCERRVHEEVTRTAHGDDAGEYEGLKGMHYLHAALTEAMRLYPPVPINTRVAAAADVLPDGTTVRAGWFADYSAYAMGRMPRLWGDDCREFRPERWLGGDRGEFVVADAARYPVFHAGPRASLGKEMAYVQMKAVAAAVIRRFTMEMVETPASMDAPPRYELGATLRIKGGLRVRIRRREDHF, encoded by the coding sequence ATGGAGGTCATGGACGACGGGAGcatcgcgctgctgctgctgctgctccctgtCCTCCTCGCCGTCTACCTCCGGCGGCGCCGTGTCCCACCGGCCGCGGCGAGCGCGAACCACTGTCCGCACCCGAACCGGGTCCTCGGCAACACCGTGCCGCTCCTCCGCAACCTGCACCGCTTCCTCGACTGGGCCACGGACCAGCTCGCGGAGTCCCCGGCCTCCACCATCGAGGTCCGCGGCCCGCTCGGCCTCGGCAGCGGCGTCGCCACCGCCAGACCGGAGGCCGTCGACCACCTCCTGCGCGCCAACTTCCCCAACTACGTCAAGGGCGCGCGCTTCGCGGTCCCCTTCGCCGACctcctcggccgcggcatcttCCTCGCCGACGGCCGCCTCTGGAGCCTCCAGCGCAAGGTCGCCTCCTACTCCTTCTCGTCCCGCTCGCTCCGCCGCTTCTCCGGGCGGGTGCTCCGGGAGCACCTCCACTgccgcctcctcccgctcctcgACGCCTCCGCGGGCTCCGGCGTGGCCCTGGACCTGCAGGACGTGCTCCGGCGCTTCTCCTTCGACAACATCTGCGGCGTGGCCTTCGGCGTCGAGAGCTCCACTCTGCTCGAGCTCGAGGCAGGGGATCGCCGCAGCCGGAGGCACGAGGCGTTCTTCGCGGCGTTCGACGACGCCGTCGAGATCTCCTTCGCGCGGATACTCCACCCGACGACCCTGCTGTGGAGGGCGATGAGGCTGGCCAACGTCGGGAGCGAGCGGCGGATGCGCGAGGCCATCGGGGTCATCGACGAGTATGTGATGGGGATGCTGGAGGCAGAGCAGCCGTCGTCCCCGGCCGAGGACGGCGAGCACGAGCAGCACCTCCTGTCGCGGTTCGCGTCGGCGCTGGACGCAGAATCCACCGCCGCTGCCGGCAGAGAGCTCGGCGAGTTGTTCGGCTCGCCGGATGCGAAGCGGCGGTTCCTGCGGGACGTGGTGGTGAGCTTCGTGCTGGCCGGGAAGGACAGCACGTCCTCCGCCCTCACCTGGTTCTTCTGGCTCCTCGCCGCCAACCCGCGCTGCGAGAGGCGCGTGCACGAGGAGGTCACGCGCACGGCGCACGGAGACGACGCCGGGGAATACGAGGGGCTGAAGGGGATGCACTACCTGCACGCGGCGCTCACGGAGGCGATGCGGCTGTACCCGCCGGTGCCGATCAACACGCGCGTGGCCGCGGCCGCGGACGTGCTGCCGGACGGCACGACGGTGCGGGCCGGCTGGTTCGCGGACTACTCCGCGTACGCGATGGGGAGGATGCCGCGGCTGTGGGGGGACGACTGCCGCGAGTTCCGACCCGAGCGGTGGCTCGGCGGTGATCGCGGCGAGTTCGTGGTGGCCGACGCGGCGAGGTACCCGGTGTTCCATGCGGGGCCGCGGGCGTCCCTCGGGAAGGAGATGGCGTACGTGCAGATGAAGGCCGTGGCGGCCGCCGTGATCCGGAGGTTCACGATGGAGATGGTGGAGACGCCGGCGAGCATGGACGCGCCGCCGCGGTACGAGCTGGGTGCGACGCTGAGGATCAAGGGCGGGCTCCGCGTCCGGATCAGGAGGCGGGAGGATCATTTTTAA
- the LOC123067942 gene encoding uncharacterized protein, which produces MNRKAVCISLVILALMLLAGPGAKAAALSGDTASVDAVRQLMATSSSPMRLGDVVAPELVVVSTVVDLGVHRRVLAGIDPGPLNGNKQACRPKCAQPGQPNTGRNCLKIYRCPGGN; this is translated from the coding sequence ATGAACAGAAAGGCGGTGTGCATCTCGCTTGTGATCCTCGCGCTTATGCTGCTCGCCGGCCCAGGCGCGAAGGCGGCGGCGCTCTCCGGTGACACTGCCAGCGTCGACGCGGTGCGGCAGCTGATGGCGACGTCGTCGTCGCCGATGAGGCTGGGGGACGTCGTGGCGCCGGAGCTGGTGGTGGTATCCACCGTGGTGGACCTCGGGGTGCACCGGCGCGTCCTCGCCGGCATCGACCCGGGGCCACTGAACGGCAACAAGCAAGCCTGCAGGCCCAAGTGCGCGCAGCCCGGACAGCCCAACACCGGCCGGAACTGCCTCAAAATTTACCGGTGCCCAGGAGGAAACTAA